Proteins co-encoded in one Arachis stenosperma cultivar V10309 chromosome 7, arast.V10309.gnm1.PFL2, whole genome shotgun sequence genomic window:
- the LOC130941271 gene encoding uncharacterized protein LOC130941271, which produces MIACRSVFLKFTNTYVAAAATATASHRIFQGKCSYHSLRCNYMMRGRNRKKRICIDDKNSNNKPKTMLWRPVSTTATSSSLESLAMKDLTVESEDGGQVRATISTDHTINEAVVVTDETTESATFFSNDEQRVIEGESSSSIEKHSVSVEVGTSLFRFIKGKGGSTQQKIEEELGVKIIIPTSKEDDFVTIEGISVDSVNSAAEKIQAIIDESVNSRNLDYSHFISLPLAIHPELVDKLINFQNSILGNEDASTNEDEDTTENTEVDQLSKENVDVAVELKVEDGSAAVKVNLTNIPLVSYAPKASKSSKSSTSSDLGIDKSIFIKPKTFHLTVLMLKLWNKDRVKRATEVLQSISSKIMDALDNRPLSIRLKGLDCMKGSLAKARVLYAPVEEIGSEGRLLRACQVIIDAYTEAGLVLENDAKQSLKLHATVMNARHRKRKTWTRKADSFDARGIFKRYGSEEWGEYLIREAHLSQRFSFDETGYYHCCTSITFPEEMQVE; this is translated from the exons ATGATAGCGTGCAGGTCTGTGTTTCTGAAATTCACCAACACGTATGTTGCTGCTGCTGCTACTGCTACTGCATCACATCGTATCTTTCAG GGAAAGTGCAGTTATCATAGTTTGAGGTGTAATTACATGATGCGTGgtagaaatagaaagaagagaatatgcattGATGATAAGAACTCCAATAACAAACCCAAAACCATGCTCTGGAGACCAGTTTCCACTACTGCCACTTCTTCTTCTCTAG AAAGTTTGGCTATGAAGGATTTAACGGTTGAGTCAGAAGATGGAGGGCAAGTTCGAGCCACTATTTCAACTGATCATACCATCAACGAAGCTGTTGTAGTTACTGATGAAACTACTGAATCGGCTACCTTTTTTTCCAATGATGAACAGAGAGTAATAGAAGGGGAATCGTCTAGTTCCATTGAGAAGCATTCAGTTTCTGTTGAG GTTGGCACTTCGCTATTTCGATTTATTAAAGGAAAAGG GGGATCCACACAACAGAAGATAGAAGAGGAATTGGGGGTTAAGATAATAATACCTACTTCAAAAGAAGATGATTTTGTTA CCATTGAGGGTATTTCTGTTGATAGTGTGAATTCAGCTGCAGAGAAGATACAGGCTATAATTGATGAG TCAGTTAATAGTCGAAATCTTGATTATTCACACTTCATATCACTTCCATTGGCCATCCATCCTGAGTTAGTTGATAAACTCATCAATTTCCAAAACTCTATATTGGGAAATGAAGATGCTAGCACGAATGAGGATGAGGATACTACTGAAAATACAGAAGTAGATCAATTGTCAAAAGAAAATGTTGATGTTGCAGTTGAACTTAAAGTCGAAGATGGTAGTGCAGCAGTTAAAGTTAATCTTACTAACATACCACTTGTCAGTTATGCACCTAAAGCATCCAAGTCTTCCAAGTCTTCCACTTCCTCTG ATTTGGGGATTGACAAATCTATATTCATAAAGCCTAAAACCTTTCACCTTACTGTGCTCATGCTTAAGCTCTGGAACAAAGACAGAGTTAAGAGAGCCACAGAAGTCTTGCAG AGTATCTCCTCAAAAATTATGGATGCTTTGGATAATCGGCCTCTTTCTATAAGACTAAAAGGATTG GATTGCATGAAAGGTTCTTTGGCAAAAGCCCGTGTTTTGTATGCTCCTGTGGAAGAAATCGGCAGTGAGGGCCGTCTTTTGCGTGCATGTC AAGTCATAATTGATGCATATACTGAAGCTGGACTTGTCTTAGAGAATGATGCTAAGCAAAGCCTCAAG TTGCACGCCACTGTGATGAATGCAAGGCACAGGAAAAG GAAGACATGGACAAGAAAGGCTGATTCTTTTGATGCTCGTGGCATATTCAAGCGGTATGGATCAGAGGAATGGGGGGAGTATCTAATTCGTGAAGCTCATCTTTCGCAGAGATTTTCCTTTGACGAAACTGGATATTACCATTGCTGTACTTCAATAACTTTTCCTGAAGAAATGCAGGTAGAATGA
- the LOC130940343 gene encoding proteinaceous RNase P 1, chloroplastic/mitochondrial-like: MPPRPTFLTTRLTPLFSSLFSHSQSPYFSFNSNTPFFFRRNATRTLTTIASSSSTSSSSRRTFSRYRKSQSHHLSTLAEPTAVKLSTKARRRIARGSPEGILKHKLDECSKTGNLVEALRLYDAARNDGVSMNLDHYNKLLYLCSASELGLKRGMEIFQQMLIDRVLPNEATFTNAARLAAAKNDPDMAFELLKRMKDFAIAPKLRSYGPALYGFCKKGDANKAYEVDANMIDSGIAAEESELSALLEVSVSSNREDKVYEMLQRLRTTVRQVSESTFDVIESWFNKEFASKIGEKNWDVNRIREGIERGGGGWHGQGWLGSGQWKVAKTHVNQDGHCLSCGEKLVSIDIDPKETEDFADSLSILACKKDPKLSFIHFKKWLKRYGPFDAVVDGANIGLADGQHFSFARLRFVVEELRQMSPTKRLPLIILHVNRVNCGPALSPNNRRLIESWKKNGVLYATPQGSNDDWYWLYAAVRCKCLLLTNDEMRDHLFQLLGSSFFPRWKEKHQVRVSTSTGKPVLIPPPCYSIVIQESANGNWHVPSVTGDDLDIPRKWLCASRCREKSLHNLWKSTSTTVYT; the protein is encoded by the exons ATGCCGCCGCGTCCAACCTTTCTGACGACTCGGCTCACTCCTCTCTTCTCCTCGCTCTTCTCTCATTCCCAATCTCCCTACTTCTCTTTCAATTCCAACACTCCTTTCTTCTTCCGTCGCAATGCAACACGAACACTCACCACAatcgcttcttcttcttctacttcttcttcttctagaAGAACCTTCTCCAGGTACAGGAAATCTCAATCTCACCACCTCAGCACGTTAGCTGAACCCACCGCAGTTAAGCTCTCAACCAAGGCACGGAGAAGAATCGCACGTGGATCTCCCGAGGGAATCTTAAAGCACAAGCTCGACGAGTGTTCTAAGACCGGTAACCTTGTTGAAGCGCTTCGTCTCTATGATGCCGCCAGAAACGACGGCGTCTCGATGAACCTCGATCACTATAACAAGCTCCTATACCTCTGTTCTGCTTCCGAGTTAGGCCTCAAGAGAGGGATGGAGATTTTTCAGCAGATGTTGATTGATCGTGTTTTGCCTAATGAAGCTACCTTTACCAATGCTGCTAGGCTTGCTGCTGCGAAGAACGATCCTGACATGGCATTTGAATTGCTGAAGCGAATGAAGGATTTCGCCATTGCGCCCAAGCTGCGGTCCTATGGCCCTGCTCTGTATGGCTTTTGCAAGAAAGGTGATGCTAACAAGGCCTATGAAGTTGATGCCAACATGATTGACTCCGGCATTGCGGCCGAAGAGTCCGAACTGTCTGCTCTTTTGGAAGTCAGTGTGAGTTCAAACAGGGAAGATAAGGTTTATGAGATGCTGCAGCGGTTGCGCACCACCGTGAGGCAGGTGTCTGAATCGACTTTCGACGTGATTGAGAGTTGGTTTAACAAGGAATTCGCATCCAAAATTGGGGAAAAGAATTGGGATGTTAACCGGATAAGGGAAGGGATTGAGCGAGGAGGTGGAGGGTGGCATGGACAAGGGTGGCTTGGAAGTGGCCAATGGAAAGTGGCAAAGACTCATGTGAATCAGGATGGACATTGTCTTTCCTGTGGTGAGAAGCTTGTTAGCATTGATATTGATCCCAAAGAGACTGAAGATTTTGCTGACTCTTTATCCATATTGGCTTGCAAAAAAGATCCTAAGTTAAGCTTTATTCATTTTAAG AAATGGCTTAAGCGTTATGGCCCTTTTGATGCGGTTGTAGATGGTGCCAACATAGGCCTTGCGGATGGGCAGCATTTCAGCTTTGCGCGT CTTAGATTCGTTGTTGAAGAATTACGCCAAATGAGCCCTACGAAGAGATTGCCACTTATAATTTTGCATGTAAATCGAGTAAATTGTGGTCCTGCTCTGAGTCCAAATAACAGGAGACTTATAGAAAGTTGGAAAAAGAATGGCGTCCTTTATGCTACACCTCAGGGCTCAAATGATGACTG GTACTGGTTGTATGCTGCTGTTCGTTGTAAATGCTTACTCTTGACAAATGACGAGATGAGGGACCACTTGTTCCAGCTACTAGGTTCGAGTTTCTTTCCACGATGGAAGGAAAAACACCAG GTTCGAGTGTCAACCTCCACTGGCAAACCTGTCCTCATTCCGCCTCCCTGTTACTCAATAGTTATTCAG GAATCTGCAAATGGCAATTGGCATGTGCCGAGTGTAACTGGCGATGATCTTGATATACCAAGGAAATGGTTGTGCGCTTCTAGATGCAGAGAAAAATCATTACACAATCTATGGAAATCCACCTCGACCACTGTTTACACATGA
- the LOC130940753 gene encoding aquaporin TIP2-1-like: MARIAFGRFDDSFSFGSIKCYIAELHSTLIFVFAGVGSAIAYDKLTSGAALDPAGLVAVAVSHAFALFVAVAVSANISGGHVNPAVTFGLALGGQITILTAIFYIISQLLGSIAACLLLKLVTGGLTIPIHNVGAGVGAGEGVVAEIIITFGLVYTVYATAADPKKGSLGTIAPIAIGFIVGANILAAGAFSGGSMNPARSFGPAVISGDFTNHWIYWVGPLIGGAVAGLVYSFFYMPTEHAPLASDF; the protein is encoded by the exons ATGGCTCGCATAGCATTCGGAAGATTCGATGATTCCTTCAGTTTTGGCTCCATCAAGTGCTATATTGCAGAGTTACACTCAACCTTGATCTTTGTTTTTGCTGGTGTTGGTTCTGCCATTGCCTATGATAAGTTGACCTCAGGTGCAGCTCTTGATCCTGCTGGGTTGGTAGCAGTTGCTGTTTCCCATGCTTTTGCTCTCTTTGTAGCAGTTGCTGTTAGTGCCAACATCTCTGGTGGCCATGTCAACCCTGCAGTGACTTTTGGCCTAGCTCTTGGTGGCCAGATCACCATTCTCACCGCTATCTTCTACATAATTTCGCAGCTTCTTGGCTCCATAGCCGCTTGCTTGCTCCTCAAGCTTGTCACTGGAGGCTTG ACTATTCCAATCCACAATGTTGGAGCTGGAGTTGGAGCAGGAGAAGGAGTTGTTGCTGAGATTATAATCACATTTGGATTGGTGTACACTGTGTATGCAACAGCAGCAGATCCAAAGAAGGGTTCATTGGGAACAATTGCACCCATTGCCATTGGTTTCATTGTAGGTGCCAACATCTTGGCTGCAGGGGCATTCTCTGGCGGCTCCATGAACCCTGCACGCTCCTTTGGACCTGCTGTTATCAGTGGAGACTTCACTAATCACTGGATCTACTGGGTTGGACCTCTTATTGGTGGTGCTGTGGCTGGTCTTGTCTATAGCTTTTTTTACATGCCTACTGAGCATGCACCATTGGCCAGTGATTTTTGA
- the LOC130940754 gene encoding photosynthetic NDH subunit of subcomplex B 3, chloroplastic: protein MSLLQLNSSHGLCSLSPYSHNNLRRSFMIPIHSSNKNHTFATRRVVVRAISTVPDTNTDTDKNTTQPSQAPPSVGFAFIHPVLLPDGTPDIHYRTACGGQKLRDIMLDSNLDLYGPYGRPLLNCAGGGSCATCMVEVLEDGGLLNPRTDKEKEHLKRKPKNWRLACQITVGKPDSTGALVIQQLPEWKGHEFKYQNREDDSEDS, encoded by the exons ATGTCACTCCTCCAACTCAACTCCTCTCATGGCTTATGCTCTCTCTCACCCTATTCCCATAACAACTTGAGAAGAAGCTTCATGATTCCTATTCATTCCTCTAATAAGAACCACACCTTTGCAACAAGAAGAGTAGTTGTTAGAGCTATCAGCACTGTCCCTGACACAAACACAGACACAGACAAAAACACCACTCAACCCTCCCAAGCTCCTCCCTCTGTTGGCTTCGCATTCATACAT CCTGTGTTGCTACCTGATGGAACACCAGACATTCATTATCGTACTGCTTGTGGTGGCCAGAAGCTTAGGGACATAATGCTTGATTCCAATCTTGATCTCTATGGACCCTAT GGTAGACCTTTGTTGAATTGTGCTGGGGGTGGAAGTTGTGCCACTTGTATGGTCGAG GTTCTTGAAGATGGGGGGCTTCTTAATCCTCGCACTGATAAAGAGAAAGAGCATCTCAAGAGG AAACCAAAGAATTGGAGATTAGCATGTCAAATAACTGTTGGTAAACCAGATTCAACAGGCGCG CTTGTGATCCAACAACTACCAGAGTGGAAAGGCCATGAATTTAAGTATCAAAACCGTGAAGATGATTCAGAGGATTCTTAA
- the LOC130941876 gene encoding tRNAse Z TRZ4, mitochondrial, which yields MAQLSNFRLFLSKPSTLHFRSIFSTVIASSSSPRRHRNAPLHLTRRNNSNTRGGRGRTTHPMELDKNASSAGFNKRRAEGRDNNDAPKKDLQLKHRKVNPVNTIAYLQILGTGMDTQDTSPSVYLFFDKQRFIFNAGEGLQRFCTEHKIKLSKIDHIFLTRVCSETAGGLPGLLLTLAGMGEEGMCVKIWGPSDLKFLVDAMRSFIPNAAMVHTKSFGGTDDTTVLTGCKLLDNPIVLIENEVVKISAIILRPHHPMTPSETLNSPNGKNQAAAKPGDMSVVYICELPEIKGKFDQDKAKALGLKPGPKYRELQFGNSVQSDRLNITVHPSDVLGPSVPGPIVLLVDCPTKSHLESLLNAQSLTSYYDQEAGKSVTCVIHLSPASVVSSSDYQKWMKKFGSAQHIMAGHEKKNVEIPILKASARIASRLNYVCPQFFPAPGFSSLSSALASSEGSFSESSKVISAENLLKFTLRPYARVGLDRSGTPTTVTSTQIIDELLSEIPEVVEAAHHVSQLWQQANQTKEDLVPAADRNMMIEEPWLCDSTVPSCLENIRRDDLEIVLLGTGSSQPSKYRNVSSIYINLFSKGGLLLDCGEGTLGQLKRRYGVSGADDVVRALRCIWISHIHADHHTGLARILALRRELLKGVPHEPVLVVGPRQLKRYLDAYQRLEDLDMLFLDCKHTTAASLDAFEDGCDLNNSNREVSASKVDSTLFAKGSRMQSLWKRPGSPVDKDAVSPILERFRGVIQEAGLKSLISFPVVHCPQAFGVVLKAAERTSTAGEVIPGWKVVYSGDTRPCPELVEASRGATVLIHEATFEEAMVEEAIAKNHSTTNEAIEMGNSADAYRIILTHFSQRYPKIPVLDEANMHKTCVAFDMMSVNVADLPVLPKVLPYLKLLFRNEMIVDESDDVVDAVTAAY from the exons ATGGCCCAACTCTCAAATTTTCGCCTCTTTCTCTCCAAACCCTCCACCCTCCACTTCCGATCCATCTTCTCGACGGTTATcgcttcctcttcttctccgaGACGACACCGTAACGCCCCTCTCCATCTTACCCGCAGAAACAACAGCAACACCCGCGGTGGCAGAGGAAGAACCACTCACCCAATGGAACTCGACAAGAACGCTTCTTCTGCTGGCTTCAACAAGCGCAGAGCAGAGGGAAGAGACAACAACGACGCTCCCAAGAAGGACCTCCAATTAAAGCATCGCAAGGTCAATCCAGTTAACACCATAGCTTATCTTCAGATACTCGGAACTGGCATGGATACTCAGGATACTTCTCCTTCCGTCTACCTCTTCTTCGATAAACAACGTTTTATATTCAATGCTGGAGAG GGACTACAACGATTTTGCACTGAGCATAAAATTAAGTTATCcaag ATTGATCACATATTTCTAACTCGTGTTTGTTCAGAAACCGCCGGTGGCCTTCCAG GTTTGCTGCTTACGCTGGCTGGAATGGGAGAAGAGGGGATGTGT GTCAAGATATGGGGCCCTTCAGATCTTAAGTTTTTAGTAGATGCCATGAGATCATTTATTCCCAATGCCGCCATGGTTCACACAAAGAGCTTTGGCGGCACCGATGATACCACTGTGCTTACTGGATGTAAGCTATTGGACAATCCCATTGTTCTCATTGAAAACGAGGTGGTCAAAATATCTGCTATCATCCTGCGACCACATCACCCGATGACACCTTCAGAGACCCTTAACTCACCCAACGGGAAAAACCAGGCTGCTGCGAAGCCTGGTGATATGTCTGTAGTATATATTTGCGAACTGCCTGAGATCAAGGGAAAATTTGATCAAGATAAAGCGAAGGCCCTAGGTTTGAAACCTGGGCCAAAGTATCGTGAACTGCAATTTGGAAATTCAGTGCAATCAGATCGCCTGAATATTACG GTTCATCCAAGTGATGTCTTGGGTCCTTCTGTTCCTGGTCCCATTGTACTCCTTGTTGATTGTCCAACAAAATCTCATTTGGAATCGTTATTGAATGCACAATCACTCACTAGTTACTATGATCAAGAAGCTGGGAAGAGCGTAACGTGTGTGATTCACTTAAGTCCTGCTTCTGTTGTAAGTTCTTCAGATTACCAGAAATGGATGAAGAAATTTGGTTCTGCACAGCATATCATGGCTGGGCATGAAAA GAAGAATGTAGAGATTCCTATCTTGAAAGCTAGTGCAAGAATTGCATCTCGACTTAATTATGTTTGTCCTCAGTTCTTTCCAGCCCCAGGATTTTCATCACTTTCAAGTGCTCTTGCTTCAAGTGAG GGTTCCTTTTCTGAATCTTCTAAAGTCATTTCTGCTGAAAATCTTCTCAAG TTTACATTGCGTCCTTATGCTCGTGTTGGGTTGGATAGATCCGGTACTCCAACCACGGTGACTTCCACACAAATAATTGATGAGTTACTCTCAGAGATTCCAGAGGTCGTGGAAGCAGCTCATCATGTAAGTCAGCTCTGGCAACAAGCTAATCAGACAAAGGAGGATTTAGTTCCCGCAGCAGATCGAAATATGATGATTGAGGAACCTTGGTTGTGTGATTCTACTGTTCCTTCGTGTTTGGAAAATATAAGGAGAGATGACTTGGAGATAGTTCTTCTTGGAACTGGTTCATCCCAACCATCCAAGTACAGAAACGTGAGTTCAATATATATAAATCTTTTCTCAAAAGGAGGTTTGCTCTTGGATTGTGGTGAAGGAACCTTGGGACAACTCAAAAGAAG ATATGGTGTAAGTGGTGCTGATGATGTTGTGAGAGCTTTAAGATGCATTTGGATTTCACATATCCATGCTGATCACCACACTGGCTTGGCTAGGATCCTTGCTCTGCGCCGTGAATTGCTGAAGGGGGTGCCTCATGAACCAGTTCTTGTTGTAGGGCCAAGGCAGCTTAAGAGATATTTAGATGCTTACCAAAGACTCGAAGATTTGGATATGCTGTTTCTAGATTGCAAGCACACCACAGCAGCTTCATTGGATGCTTTTGAGGATGGCTGTGACCTGAACAATAGTAATAGAGAAGTATCCGCATCAAAAGTTGATTCAACTTTGTTTGCCAAGGGATCTCGTATGCAAAGTTTATGGAAAAGACCAGGCAGTCCTGTTGACAAAGATGCCGTTTCTCCTATCCTAGAGAGATTTAGGGGGGTAATACAGGAAGCTGGTCTGAAGTCCTTGATTAGTTTCCCTGTTGTACATTGCCCACAGGCATTTGGTGTTGTTCTAAAAGCAGCAGAGAGGACTAGTACTGCTGGAGAAGTGATACCTGGCTGGAAGGTTGTATATTCTGGCGACACAAGGCCCTGTCCAGAGTTGGTAGAAGCATCTCGAGGCGCAACAGTTCTTATACACGAG GCAACTTTTGAGGAAGCTATGGTAGAGGAGGCTATAGCAAAAAACCACAGCACCACAAATGAAGCCATAGAAATGGGAAACTCCGCTGATGCATACCGAATCATTTTAACTCATTTCAGCCAAAGATATCCTAAAATACCTGTGTTGGATGAAGCAAACATGCACAAAACGTGTGTTGCATTTGACATGATGAGTGTGAATGTGGCAGATTTGCCCGTTCTTCCAAAGGTTCTTCCATATTTGAAATTGCTTTTCAGAAACGAAATGATAGTTGATGAGTCAGACGATGTAGTAGACGCTGTGACCGCCGCATATTAA